The Numida meleagris isolate 19003 breed g44 Domestic line chromosome 12, NumMel1.0, whole genome shotgun sequence genome includes a window with the following:
- the DNAJC18 gene encoding dnaJ homolog subfamily C member 18 isoform X1, whose translation MALSCTRGGSGWVLGSISSRKECSCTGRGCTGRCGVTVPGRAPWAGEPYEPPDPDKPPPEPEAPRCPLGVVVPGRAAAAPSVARHRLPTQDGGAGGPRRRVLSSAGVWLPRTRHDVHGGAAGWRAADKELPELLRDPGRGARCHRGGPEEGLPPVGPQVPPRQEPRSRSHGGLQSHFLSKSEEEDEANELLPGGLACTVNRCTAIGNAFAVLSNPEKRLRYDEFGSDHEHVSTGQARHYNYYTEFEADITPEEIFNVFFGGHFPTGNIHMFSNVARDAHYYPRRHRNERAWTQEQEEEENRPQNSYSAFIQLMPVFIIIIVSVITQLMATNPPYSLFYKSSIGHVISRETENLQVPYYVDKNFEKNYQGAELQELEKTVEKDYIDYIQTSCWKEKQQKSDLSNLAKLYRDERLKQKAESLKLEHCEKLSSLIGMHKGG comes from the exons atggctttaagttgcaccaggggagggtcaggttgggtactaggaagcatttcttctcgGAAAGAGTGCTCATGCACCGGCagaggctgcacagggaggtgcgGCGTCACCGTCCCTGGACGTGCTCCCTGGGCAGGGGAACCCTATGAGCCCCCTGACCCCGATAAGCCGCCTCCGGAGCCCGAGGCGCCGCGCTGCCCGCTGGGAGTTGTAGTCCCGGGCCGCGCCGCTGCCGCTCCGAGCGTTGCCCGACACCGCCTCCCCACACAAGATGGCGGCGCGGGCGGGCCGAGGCGGCGGGTGCTGAGCAGCGCGGGGGTCTGGCTGCCCCGGACCCGCCATGACGTACACGGCGGAGCAGCTGGATGGCGTGCGGCG GATAAAGAGTTGCCGGAACTACTACGAGATCCTGGGCGTGGAGCGAGATGCCACCGAGGAGGACCTGAAGAAGGCCTACCGCCGGTTGGCCCTCAAGTTCCACCCCGACAAGAACCGCGCTCCCGGAGCCACGGAGGCCTTCAAAG CCATTTTCTGTCAAAGAGCgaggaagaagatgaagcaAACGAGCTCCTTCCGGGTGGTTTGGCGTGCACTGTGAATAGATGCACAG CAATAGGCAATGCTTTTGCAGTTCTGAGCAACCCTGAAAAACGATTACGATATGATGAATTTGGAAGTGACCATGAGCATGTCAGCACTGGCCAAGCCAGGCACTACAATTATTACACAGAATTTGAAGCAGACATTACACCGGAAGAAATATTCAACGTGTTTTTTGGTGGGCACTTTCCAACAG GAAATATCCATATGTTCTCAAATGTAGCCAGAGATGCACACTATTATCCACGGAGGCACCGAAATGAAAGAGCATGGACACAGgagcaagaggaagaagaaaacaggccGCAG aaCTCTTATTCTGCATTTATTCAGTTGATGCCCGttttcatcatcatcatcgtATCGGTTATAACTCAGCTGATGGCGACTAACCCACCCTACAGCCTGTTCTACAAATC GTCCATAGGCCACGTTATtagcagagaaacagagaacTTGCAGGTGCCTTACTACGTTGATAAAAACTTTGAGAAGAATTATCAAGGAGCAGAACTTCAAGAGCTAGAGAAAACTGTTGAAAAAGATTACATAGACTATATTCAGaccagctgctggaaggagaagcagcaaa agTCTGACTTGTCAAATTTGGCCAAGCTGTACCGAGACGAGCGGttgaagcagaaagcagagtcATTGAAACTTGAGCACTGTGAGAAGCTCTCCAGTCTGATCGGAATGCACAAAGGGGGCTGA
- the DNAJC18 gene encoding dnaJ homolog subfamily C member 18 isoform X2, whose translation MTYTAEQLDGVRRIKSCRNYYEILGVERDATEEDLKKAYRRLALKFHPDKNRAPGATEAFKAIGNAFAVLSNPEKRLRYDEFGSDHEHVSTGQARHYNYYTEFEADITPEEIFNVFFGGHFPTGNIHMFSNVARDAHYYPRRHRNERAWTQEQEEEENRPQNSYSAFIQLMPVFIIIIVSVITQLMATNPPYSLFYKSSIGHVISRETENLQVPYYVDKNFEKNYQGAELQELEKTVEKDYIDYIQTSCWKEKQQKSDLSNLAKLYRDERLKQKAESLKLEHCEKLSSLIGMHKGG comes from the exons ATGACGTACACGGCGGAGCAGCTGGATGGCGTGCGGCG GATAAAGAGTTGCCGGAACTACTACGAGATCCTGGGCGTGGAGCGAGATGCCACCGAGGAGGACCTGAAGAAGGCCTACCGCCGGTTGGCCCTCAAGTTCCACCCCGACAAGAACCGCGCTCCCGGAGCCACGGAGGCCTTCAAAG CAATAGGCAATGCTTTTGCAGTTCTGAGCAACCCTGAAAAACGATTACGATATGATGAATTTGGAAGTGACCATGAGCATGTCAGCACTGGCCAAGCCAGGCACTACAATTATTACACAGAATTTGAAGCAGACATTACACCGGAAGAAATATTCAACGTGTTTTTTGGTGGGCACTTTCCAACAG GAAATATCCATATGTTCTCAAATGTAGCCAGAGATGCACACTATTATCCACGGAGGCACCGAAATGAAAGAGCATGGACACAGgagcaagaggaagaagaaaacaggccGCAG aaCTCTTATTCTGCATTTATTCAGTTGATGCCCGttttcatcatcatcatcgtATCGGTTATAACTCAGCTGATGGCGACTAACCCACCCTACAGCCTGTTCTACAAATC GTCCATAGGCCACGTTATtagcagagaaacagagaacTTGCAGGTGCCTTACTACGTTGATAAAAACTTTGAGAAGAATTATCAAGGAGCAGAACTTCAAGAGCTAGAGAAAACTGTTGAAAAAGATTACATAGACTATATTCAGaccagctgctggaaggagaagcagcaaa agTCTGACTTGTCAAATTTGGCCAAGCTGTACCGAGACGAGCGGttgaagcagaaagcagagtcATTGAAACTTGAGCACTGTGAGAAGCTCTCCAGTCTGATCGGAATGCACAAAGGGGGCTGA
- the PROB1 gene encoding proline-rich basic protein 1 yields the protein MIPRGKKDAGRPAELLDGTEGHGSPWEEDGRLSVLPRDDLPKSVSDSSISSYHSAHCSETTDTFKDCLEFLEEEDAGRLTPPPPYVPPESPPPHGPGSGPREERGRQPQLSVTAKNSAAPGRGGRMGPLRGDRPPVVAFVERPCAAAPAAMLGEGRRARRGGRASDSDEADSEVRALTARSFRSLSGHPGARLDMCSSSSLSNSLSEDGGGGRRWAGCGEPRGTELPGVPAKELFECVDVELESGDGKKGYSKRRTVPKRQIQLKRKERKETGFFPWGDSSAPQPLPPARKEPPGKGRAGGEDFRFNYKQFVKTASLDSDASKTRMASSLVKNVLAKKMQYEQLIKMEQQKVLRGSSTSSGPSSAGTDLLGDGMEGKSSSLSKSDLSASAEDVRLADMGLGLTGTHRPAKGVVLSEATRENVCRLKKTFNELNERMRYQEVVQYQHLPAAEPCTERTPYWRARALFEGRSGDGKAPGVTPKFEKPQKPWPSLRQRAIPPSRPQLVPFEPKSLMPPAVPPRNVFTSRAQDVRLGPQSRGEEKPPPAPRERPGPGTSTAAPAELGSKGKGLVPQPRDVRKLLKSSYSLSFGAAHGPPAPSPSGESTGEPKPPSPLIIHCTSVRRSEPAPSVVPPADRDVGKDGGREPAPARTEGTAASTSSHPVRGSPVQISKVQSVRREAATTTESPQPSPATCRQRSEIHVPSLGGTGKETHVESHLHVLVGPRSPPVAVEASLARSSAVLRTEKTLLLPPPPPSPTEEDEEHGHGVTPGDSAGAEQHRSSGDNLGNVQDVKSVVRSELKPPTCEPGGRLASVGKHSPADSTGPAASLQAREAGEGPAVPPAPLGSRPPEQREALEHVTKWPGASDPHLTAVPADNSNYLTIPVKGPKPSPVPKLPSVPSPGTTSFGTPLVPHPNSTSFGTPSVPNSATALFGTPSVPNPASAPVGTPLVPRPTSMPFGTPSVPNPASMSAGTSTVPNPASASFETPVVPSLTSTSLGTPSVPSAANSSFGTPLFPYPLSAPFGTPLVPSPATPSFGTASVPRLPNSTFGIPLVPNPSSTPFATPSAPNPASSTFVAPLVPNPSSTPFASPSVPMRASSSFGTPLVPNPATTSFGTVPVPRPPNATFGAPLVPNPASTPFMTPSVPMPASSSFGTPMVNNPDPASLGYPSISNVARSSFGSPLFPSLASAPLGTGVSPHPGGEAPWSKPLPEPPQPSDALPTAVPLPPAQPQPHLEDAPRRTEGSSPSSKSAPSPTRPYAAHPSAHRKMLVDPDSGKYYYMEAPRQPQLKTLYDPETGQYVEVLIPPVPMASHAGFYQAPFNPMLYGTPYMPYGNFPGLPAPLPPTASSPAHPDLQGQPPTSENPGGFPGTFSPDPKGEGPTTAGGPDCGYLESPYYIPTGMRASPSPSQPPARASPASTEKGPLPPM from the coding sequence ATGATCCCCCGCGGCAAGAAGGACGCGGGCCGCCCCGCCGAGCTGCTCGACGGCACGGAGGGACACGGCTCCCCCTGGGAGGAGGACGGCCGCCTGTCCGTGCTGCCCCGCGACGACCTCCCCAAGAGCGTGTCCGactcctccatctcctcctaCCACTCGGCGCACTGCTCGGAGACCACCGACACCTTCAAGGACTGCCTGGAGTTCCTGGAAGAGGAGGATGCCGGCCGCCTCACTCCCCCGCCGCCCTACGTGCCCCCCGAGAGCCCCCCACCGCACGGCCCCGGCTCCGGCCCGCGGGAGGAGCGCGGCCGGCAGCCCCAGCTGTCCGTCACGGCTAAGAATAGCGCGGCGCCGGGCCGCGGGGGCAGGATGGGTCCCCTCCGCGGAGACCGGCCGCCCGTCGTCGCCTTCGTGGAGCGGCCGTGCGCGGCGGCACCGGCGGCGATGCTGGGCGAGGGGCGGcgggcccggcggggcggcAGGGCCAGCGACTCGGACGAGGCCGACAGCGAGGTGCGGGCGCTGACGGCCAGGTCCTTCCGCAGCCTGTCGGGCCACCCCGGCGCCCGGCTGGACATGTGCAGCTCGTCCAGCCTCTCCAACTCGCTGTCGGAggacggcggcggcgggcggcggtgGGCGGGCTGCGGGGAGCCCCGGGGCACGGAGCTGCCCGGCGTGCCGGCCAAGGAGCTGTTCGAGTGCGTGGACGTGGAGCTGGAGAGCGGCGACGGCAAGAAAGGGTACAGCAAGAGGAGGACGGTCCCCAAGCGGCAGATCCagctgaagaggaaggagaggaaggagacgGGGTTCTTCCCGTGGGGGGACAGCTCGGCCCCGCAGCCGCTGCCCCCCGCCAGGAAGGAGCCCCCGGGGAAGGGCAGGGCTGGCGGCGAGGACTTCAGGTTCAACTACAAGCAGTTTGTGAAGACGGCCTCCTTGGACAGCGATGCCAGCAAGACCCGGATGGCCTCCAGCCTGGTGAAGAACGTGCTGGCCAAGAAGATGCAGTACGAGCAGCTCATCAAGATGGAGCAGCAGAAGGTGCTGCGGGGCAGCTCCACCTCCTCAGGGCCGTCCTCGGCCGGCACCGACCTGCTCGGGGACGGCATGGAGGGCAAGTCCAGCTCGCTGTCCAAGTCCGATCTCAGCGCCTCGGCCGAGGACGTGAGGCTGGCGGacatggggctggggctgacCGGCACCCACCGGCCGGCCAAGGGCGTGGTGCTGAGCGAGGCGACGCGGGAGAACGTCTGCAGGCTGAAGAAGACCTTCAACGAGCTCAACGAGAGGATGCGGTACCAGGAGGTGGTGCAGTACCAGCACCTGCCCGCCGCTGAGCCCTGCACCGAGAGGACTCCCTACTGGCGAGCGCGCGCCCTGTTCGAAGGCCGCAGCGGGGATGGGAAGGCGCCGGGCGTCACCCCGAAGTTTGAGAAGCCGCAGAAGCCGTGGCCCAGCTTGAGGCAGCGAGCCATCCCCCCCAGCAGGCCCCAGCTCGTCCCCTTTGAACCCAAAAGCTTGATGCCTCCCGCTGTGCCGCCCCGGAACGTCTTCACCTCCCGGGCACAGGATGTGAGGTTGGGGCCGCAGAGCCGTGGGGAGGAGAAGCCACCGCCTGCGCCACGAGAGCGCCCGGGGCCTGGTACCTCCACGGCTGCCCCCGCCGAGCTGGGGAGCAAAGGCAAGGGGCTGGTGCCGCAGCCGCGGGACGTGCGCAAGCTGCTCAAGAGCAGTTACAGCCTCAGCTTCGGTGCTGCCCACGGACCcccggcccccagccccagcggGGAAAGCACCGGGGAGCCCAAGCCACCATCCCCGCTCATCATCCACTGCACCTCGGTCCGACGCAGCGAGCCGGCACCGAGCGTCGTGCCACCGGCAGATAGGGACGTGGGGAAGGATGGTGGCCGAGAGCCTGCGCCGGCACGCACCGAGGGGACGGCAGCATCCACCAGCAGCCACCCGGTGCGGGGCTCACCTGTGCAGATCAGCAAGGTGCAGTCTGTGCGGAGAGAAGCAGCCACCACCACCgagagcccccagcccagcccggcCACGTGCCGCCAGCGCAGTGAGATCCATGTGCCGTCACTGGGGGGGACTGGGAAGGAAACGCATGTGGAGAGCCACCTCCACGTCCTGGTCGGGCCTCGGTCCCCGCCTGTGGCTGTGGAGGCCTCCCTGGCTCggagcagcgctgtgctgcGGACAGAGAAGACCCTTCTCCTCCCACCGCCACCACCGAGCCCCACGGAAGAAGACGAGGAGCATGGTCACGGTGTCACCCCAGGGGACAGCGCTGGAGCGGAGCAACATCGCAGCAGTGGGGACAACCTAGGGAATGTCCAGGATGTGAAATCAGTGGTGAGAAGCGAACTGAAGCCACCCACCTGTGAGCCGGGCGGCCGGCTGGCCTCGGTGGGGAAGCACAGCCCCGCAGACAGCACTGGCCCCGCTGCGTCGCTCCAAGCGAGGGAGGCTGGTGAAGGTCCCGCTGTCCCCCCTGCGCCACTCGGCAGCAGGCCACCGGAGCAGAGGGAGGCCTTGGAGCACGTAACAAAGTGGCCGGGAGCCAGCGATCCACACCTTACTGCTGTCCCGGCAGACAACTCCAACTACTTGACAATTCCTGTGAAAGGCCCCAAGCCTTCCCCGGTGCCAAAGCTGCCCTCGGTCCCCAGCCCAGGCACCACATCCTTTGGGACCCCTTTGGTCCCCCATCCAAACAGCACGTCCTTTGGGACCCCCTCAGTCCCAAACTCAGCCACCGCGCTCTTCGGGACCCCTTCAGTCCCCAATCCAGCCAGTGCACCCGTTGGGACCCCCTTGGTCCCCCGTCCAACTAGTATGCCTTTTGGGACCCCTTCGGTCCCCAATCCAGCCAGCATGTCCGCTGGGACCTCCACGGTCCCCAACCCAGCCAGTGCATCTTTTGAGACCCCTGTGGTCCCCAGCCTGACCAGCACATCCCTTGGGACCCCTTCGGTTCCTAGTGCAGCCAACTCTTCTTTTGGGACACCATTGTTCCCATACCCACTGAGTGCACCCTTTGGGACCCCTTTGGTCCCCAGTCCAGCCACTCCATCCTTTGGGACCGCTTCAGTCCCCAGGCTGCCCAACTCAACCTTTGGGATCCCTTTGGTTCCCAACCCATCCAGCACACCTTTTGCAACCCCTTCTGCCCCCAACCCAGCCAGCTCAACCTTTGTGGCCCCCTTGGTCCCCAACCCATCCAGCACACCTTTTGCGtctccctctgtccccatgcGGGCCAGCTCATCCTTTGGGACCCCCTTGGTCCCCAATCCAGCCACGACATCCTTTGGGACTGTTCCAGTCCCCAGACCACCCAACGCAACCTTTGGTGCCCCCTTGGTCCCCAACCCAGCCAGCACACCTTTTATGAccccctctgtccccatgcCAGCCAGCTCATCTTTCGGGACCCCCATGGTCAACAACCCAGACCCTGCTTCCCTTGGGTACCCATCAATATCTAACGTGGCCAGGTCTTCCTTTGGGTCCCCTTTATTCCCCAGCCTGGCCAGTGCTCCTCTGGGGACTGGTGTGTCTCCCCATCCTGGTGGGGAAGCCCCATGGAGCAAACCCCTCCCTGAGCCCCCCCAGCCCTCTGATGCTCTGCCCACTGCCGTGccactgcccccagcccagccccaacCTCACCTTGAGGATGCTCCCCGGAGGACCGAGGGCTCCTCACCGAGCAGCAAGAGCGCCCCGAGTCCCACACGGCCCTACGCTGCCCACCCGTCCGCACACCGCAAGATGCTTGTCGATCCTGACAGTGGCAAATATTACTACATGGAAGCGCCACGGCAGCCCCAGCTGAAAACGCTTTACGACCCAGAGACAGGGCAGTACGTGGAGGTGCTTATTCCACCAGTGCCCATGGCCTCACACGCTGGCTTCTACCAGGCTCCCTTCAACCCCATGCTCTATGGCACACCCTACATGCCCTATGGTAACTTcccagggctgccagcaccCCTGCCACCCACCGCCTCCTCCCCCGCACACCCCGACCTGCAGGGCCAGCCACCAACCTCTGAAAATCCTGGGGGCTTCCCCGGGACCTTCAGTCCTGATCCTAAGGGTGAGGGGCCGACTACAGCTGGGGGTCCTGACTGCGGGTACCTGGAGAGCCCCTACTACATCCCCACGGGGATGCgggccagccccagccccagccagccCCCGGCCCgtgccagccctgccagcactgaGAAGGGACCACTGCCCCCCATGTGA
- the MZB1 gene encoding marginal zone B- and B1-cell-specific protein — MRAVLVLCVALSLAARTGAEDGCGGPEAPSLTHSIPAPQMSAEERLSPHMPEALRCDACHAIAFQLEGWLSHAEAKQGRKALSESDYMEVLEQSCSQDWELYGVQELRGERRLMGPGLPGQEAMSVAMMGGPWPGRLAKMCHSLVGELGEEQLYGAHRRGPTALRELLCHGEKGPCAHLGRSKAGGSAPPKVLQNEL; from the exons ATGCGGGCCGTGCTGGTGCTGTGTGTGGCCCTGAGCCTGGCAGCGAGAACGGGGGCTGAGGATGGGTGCGGTGGCCCCGAGGCCCCATCCTTGACCCACAGCATCCCCGCGCCCCAGATGAGTGCCGAGGAGCGGCTCTCGCCCCACATGCCCGAGGCCCTGCGCTGCGACGCGTGCCACGCCATCGCCTTCCAG CTGGAGGGCTGGCTGAGCCACGCGGAGGCgaagcagggcaggaaggcGCTGAGCGAGTCGGACtacatggaggtgctggagcagagctgctcgcAGGACTGGGAGCT TTACGGCGTGCAGGAGCTGAGAGGGGAGCGGCGGCTGATGGGGCCAGGGTTACCGGGACAGGAGGCGATGAGCGTGGCAATGATGGGGGGCCCGTGGCCGGGCAG GCTGGCCAAGATGTGCCACAGCCTCGTGGGTGAGCTCGGCGAGGAGCAGCTGTACGGAGCACACCGACGGGGCCCCACCGCGCTGCGGGAGCTGCTGTGCCACGGCGAGAAGGGGCCCTGCGCCCACCTGGGGAGGAGCAAGGCAGGGGGCTCGGCCCCCCCCAAGGTGCTGCAGAATGAGCTGTAG